Proteins encoded in a region of the Hippocampus zosterae strain Florida chromosome 11, ASM2543408v3, whole genome shotgun sequence genome:
- the LOC127610822 gene encoding exportin-5, producing the protein MDEHVVAMCEQLIKAVNVTMNAESSQIYRLEALKFFEEFKEKSLLCVPCALHLADKTQPAVIRHFGLQIFEHVIKFRWNDMQQQEKIQVKDCTMQLLLKGTHPILEEESYVKDVLSRVVVEMIKREWPQNWLNMLEEMETVASVGEAQTELVMLILLRLAEDVITFQTLPQQRRRDIQQTLSQNMHSIFRFLMAILHQNIEEYRKVKGSPQNEMKARAHCRVAVATLRTLAGYIDWVFLVYITSGNCRLLESLCLLLSEPELQLEAAECLLIAISRKGKLEDRKQFMLLFDDVAINYILSAAQSADGPASSETQPVEVVERRYVFLKRLCQVLCALGNQLISLVGSDVKVGVPANLSKYLEALLAFTTHSSLFLRSSTLPTWASIFKHETLSQEPVVVEMTIKFLRTAINNLVKMGFPTRNDHPSCQYSRVDFDSDEDFTAFFNSFRSHLGEGVRCASRLVPLEAFQMAAMWLQHQLGNATPRDEGLCPRFSAPVLEWDAMTVFMECVVPQVLKSLEEEKLPVDGSVELLQAVLGYDTKDPPIVSCLLTNMSTLFPFVKHRPQFLPQVLCKLFETITFGSVPDFKTPRSRAVNNARRHACSSIIKICRDYPQLVLPCFDMFYNHAKEMFSSDSTLTFLQKCALMESLVLISNEFKDYEKQKAFIDELLASVIADWTSDAMKQVLSNPAMFLSFVGADQVVNEQHQEAEAAGINRGRLGFCLNAMLAAVKRARWPADPEAAKAGGFFVGHTLLGSPIYRNPCAAQFLAFLPNLLALLKTQNSLFTPENKARLSETFTRAHELTNGERNVVLGLINSIQDSYDAPSFKTNAERMQFFFAQLYDHSFQLLGNGGLSLQQEFYNIDRLAEELSASTFFSLDHVPDYRLRPVIRLFLKQMVLSCPAEYNDSVLCPLLGPLFSYILQRLNMKWQVIIQRASANGEEEEEEEEVVCQESQVTQEMLEEQLVRLLTRDVLDFITATCISRKLPEPAASKEEIEEEDVMMDATQASSAAPATDELTELGKSLMKDENIYMTLLSFSFTSLSWKDATYCNRTASFICWTLLRQVMGCNLLPEAVSWFFVSVLKGLQMHGQHEVCNASLSQLAMQIYDNLRPRYVELRTVMNQIPNINMESLETYDHRLLESNAKIGEKKRKDKFRKLIAGTVGKALCQQFRKEVHIRNLPSLYKKVKPDKDVLSTDETTGITALFDSENHFL; encoded by the exons ATGGATGAGCATGTCGTCGCTATGTGTGAGCAGCTTATCAAGGCTGTGAACGTGACCATGAATGCCGAATCGAGTCAAATATACCGACTGGAGGCCCTAAAG TTTTTCGAGGAGTTTAAAGAGAAAAGCCTCCTGTGTGTCCCGTGTGCCTTACATCTAGCAGACAAAACCCAGCCAGCTGTAATCAGGCACTTTGGCTTGCAAATCTTTGAACACGTCATCAA GTTCCGATGGAACGATATGCAACAACAAGAGAAAATCCAGGTTAAAGACTGTACCATGCAGCTTTTGTTAAAA GGTACGCATCCGATCCTAGAGGAGGAAAGCTATGTCAAAGATGTGCTCTCACGAGTGGTGGTGGAAATGATCAAGAGGGAATGGCCGCAGAATTGGCTGAATATGCTGGAGGAGATGGAAACTGTTGCAAGCGTAGGG GAGGCCCAAACGGAGCTTGTGATGCTAATTCTGCTGAGGCTGGCGGAGGATGTGATCACCTTCCAGACGCTGCCTCAACAGCGGCGCCGAgacatccagcagacactttcGCAGAACATGCACAGCATCTTCAGATTCCTCATGGCCATTCTGCACCAAAATATCGAAGAGTACCGAAAAGTG AAAGGGTCGCCACAGAATGAAATGAAG GCCAGGGCTCACTGCAGAGTCGCTGTGGCAACACTGAGAACGCTGGCCGGCTACATCGACTGGGTGTTTCTGGTGTACATCACGTCTGGCAACTGCCGTCTACTGGAGAGCTTGTGTCTGCTGCTGAGCGAGCCGGAGCTACAGTTGGAAGCGGCCGAGTGTCTCCTTATTGCCATCAGTCGCAAG GGAAAGCTGGAGGATAGGAAGCAGTTCATGCTGCTGTTCGATGACGTCGCCATTAATTATATTCTTTCTGCAGCCCA GTCAGCTGACGGTCCTGCCTCCTCTGAAACACA ACCAGTTGAGGTGGTTGAGCGGCGCTACGTGTTCCTCAAGAGGTTGTGTCAAGTGCTGTGCGCACTGGGAAATCAGCTCATCTCATTGGTG GGTTCCGATGTCAAAGTGGGTGTTCCTGCAAACCTCAGCAAGTACTTGGAAGCCTTGTTGGCTTTCACAACACATTCCAGCCTG TTTCTGAGGTCGTCCACTCTGCCCACGTGGGCGTCCATCTTCAAACATGAGACCCTCTCCCAGGAGCCCGTTGTTGTCGAAATGACCATCAAGTTCCTCCGAACGGCCATAAACAACCTCGTCAAG ATGGGTTTTCCCACCAGGAACGATCACCCAAGTTGTCAATACTCGCGTGTGGACTTTGACAGCGACGAGGACTTCACCGCTTTCTTTAATT CGTTCCGGTCACACCTTGGAGAGGGCGTGAGGTGTGCAAGTCGCCTCGTTCCCTTGGAGGCTTTTCAGATGGCTGCAATGTGGCTGCAACACCAGCTGGGCAATGCCACAC CTCGGGACGAGGGGCTGTGCCCACGCTTTTCTGCGCCAGTGCTGGAGTGGGACGCCATGACCGTGTTCATGGAGTGTGTGGTGCCTCAGGTCCTCAAGAGCCTCGAGGAAGAG AAATTACCGGTAGACGGGAGCGTGGAGCTGCTGCAGGCCGTGCTGGGCTACGACACCAAAGATCCTCCCATCGTGTCCTGCTTGCTCACCAACATGTCCACGCTCTTCCCCTTCGTCAAACACAGACCCCAGTTCCTGCCTCAGGTCCTTTGCAAG CTGTTTGAAACCATTACATTTGGATCTGTTCCGGATTTTAAG ACACCACGCAGCCGAGCCGTAAACAACGCGAGGAGGCACGCCTGCTCGTCCATTATCAAGATTTGCCGGGATTATCCACAGTTGGTCTTG CCTTGCTTCGACATGTTTTACAACCACGCGAAGGAGATGTTCTCCAGCGACTCCACACTTACGTTTCTGCAGAAGTGCGCCCTGATGGAGTCTCTGGTCCTCATCAGTAACGAGTTCAAGGACTATGAGAAACAAAAGGCTTTCATAGATGAGCTGCTGGCCTCCGTGATTGCCGACTGGACTTCGGATGCCATGAAGCA AGTGCTTTCCAATCCGGCCATGTTCCTATCCTTCGTTGGAGCTGATCAAGTAGTCAACGAGCAGCACCAAGAGGCGGAGGCTGCCGGGATCAATAGGGGGAGG CTGGGCTTCTGTTTGAACGCCATGCTGGCCGCGGTGAAGCGGGCGCGCTGGCCTGCGGACCCGGAAGCAGCCAAGGCCGGAGGCTTCTTTGTGGGCCACACGCTGTTGGGCTCACCCATTTACAGAAACCCCTGCGCTGCCCAGTTTTTAGCCTTCCTGCCCAACCTCCTGGCTCTCCTCAA AACCCAAAACAGTTTATTTACGCCGGAGAACAAAGCACGCTTGAGTGAGACGTTTACCAGAGCGCACGAGCTGACGAACGGAGAGAGGAATGTGGTTCTCG GTCTGATTAATTCTATTCAGGATTCGTATGACGCACCTTCCTTTAAAACAAACGCGGAACGCATGCAGTTCTTTTTTGCCCAGCTGTACGACCACAG TTTCCAACTCCTGGGAAACGGAGGACTTTCGCTGCAGCAAGAGTTTTACAACATTGACAGGCTGGCCGAGGAACTCTCCGCCTCGACTTTCTTCTCCCTCGACCACGTACCAGATTACAGACTTCGCCCTGTCATT CGGTTGTTTCTAAAGCAGATGGTGCTGTCGTGTCCCGCGGAATACAACGACAGTGTCCTCTGCCCCCTGCTCGGCCCGCTCTTCAGCTACATTCTGCAG CGTTTAAACATGAAGTGGCAAGTTATTATCCAGAGGGCTTCTGCCAA tggtgaggaggaggaggaagaggaggaggtagTGTGTCAGGAGAGTCAGGTGACACAGGAGATGTTGGAAGAGCAGCTGGTGCGCCTTCTCACCAGGGACGTGCTGGATTTCATCA CCGCAACCTGCATTTCCCGAAAATTGCCCGAGCCGGCTGCCAGTAAGGAAGAAATAGAAG AGGAGGACGTGATGATGGATGCAACGCAGGCATCATCCGCTGCCCCGGCCACAGATGAGCTCACCGAACTGGGGAAAAGCCTAATGAAGGATGAG AACATCTACATGACCCTGTTGTCGTTTTCATTCACCTCGCTCTCGTGGAAGGACGCCACGTACTGTAACCGCACGGCGTCCTTCATCTGCTGGACCCTTCTGCGGCAG GTGATGGGCTGTAACCTTCTTCCGGAGGCGGTCTCTTGGTTCTTCGTCAGCGTCCTCAAGGGCCTCCAGATGCACGGGCAGCATGAGGTCTGCAACGCCAGCCTCTCTCAGCTGGCCATGCAAATCTACGACAACCTG CGCCCCCGCTACGTGGAACTGAGGACGGTGATGAACCAGATACCCAACATCAATATGGAGTCTCTGGAAACGTATGACCACAGGCTGCTGGAGTCCAACGCGAAGATCGGCgagaagaagaggaaagacAAGTTCAGGAAGCTCATCGCTGGAACCGTTGGG AAAGCTCTGTGCCAGCAGTTCAGGAAAGAAGTCCACATCCGGAATCTTCCTTCTCTCTACAAGAAGGTGAAGCCAGACAAGGATGTGCTGAGCACCGATGAGACGACCGGGATTACGGCACTCTTCGACTCGGAGAATCACTTTTTGTAG